A window of Oryza glaberrima chromosome 2, OglaRS2, whole genome shotgun sequence genomic DNA:
attgtactataattacatctatcaaatttttgaaagaaaatttgtcaacaaatatataggtgATCCTTATcggtatataaaatttttgagcTACTGTCTTTGGGCCCATGTATACCCTTTTGTCTAACTGAGATTACCCTTTGTTATCGAGATTATTGCAACAACGAGATTTTGCATGTTGCAATAAGTTCACATTAAGTCCCTTAATTTGTTACCGAGTCTAGAACTCGTGCCTGAACTGAAATACCAGCTATAGCCTATCTCCAACTCACAGTACCATGTCAACTTTGGTCTCTCAGTAGTATAGTGACTGGTTTTTGGCTGACGTGATGAGTAGTATCCACGTGAGCCTCACAATCGACTGCCAATTCTCAAGCGTTGGAGCAGGGTGGCTagcgaggggaggggggaaggaggGGATGCGGCGGTCCGTAGTAGCTAGAGGAGACTCGACAAGAGGGGATCTGGTGATGGTTGGGTCTAGCAGTGAATGGAGGCAACGATGCGTCGACGATGACCATGAGCCCATCGAGCTCGAGGTTGACAGCACTGGCACGCGTGGGGATGGGAATGGAGGGGGCGTGGGTAGGGATACAAGTGAGCCAACCCGCGAACCCGTTTATAGGCAAAATTAGTGAGTAACCCGTGGGTTACCTACTAATTTGGCCTATAAATGAGTTTATGGGTTGTTTCATTTGCATCTCTACGACGCGGCAAGCAGAGCCATAACGCGAAAACCTATGGattcactactggagaagtgctcATCTCTCCCAGTTCGCAACCCCCTTTATCCCCGGGTAGCGAACCGGGAGggagaatccgggactaaagatggcggtctttagtcccggttcaaatacccagGAGTAAatctccatctttagtcccggttggtgacaccaaccgggactaaagatggctttGCCACGTGGCCGGCAAAGCCATGGACTaaagaattttcttttattttttttttaaatttggttGTGCTGCctggtgtacatatatatatgaatatatatcatgtatatatatatatatatatatatatatatatatatatatatatatatgcataatatagaaatgtatatattacacacatgcatatatgtgtgcactatatgtatatctatacatatatataatgcaatatgcattatatatatgtatagatatacatatagtgcacacatatatgcatgtgtgtaatatatacatttctatatatgtatatatgtatatatgtatatatgtatataggtatatatgtatacatatatgtatatacatatatgtatgtatacatatatgtatatacatatatatatgtatgtatacatatatgtatatacatatatatatgtatgtatacatatatatatatatatatgtatatatatatatatatatatatatatatatatatatatatatatatatatgtatgtatgtatgtatatataaatatgtgtgCACTTAAGTAATTAGaggccatatgcatatatatatatatatatatatatatatatatatatatatatatatatatatatatatatatattaacaaaatatgagtttgcaagtaagtaaatatacacatatattaccaaaccaagtacacaaaagtaaatgcatgtgtgcatatatgaatatatagatatatattacaATTCGTTCGGACGTTGTAATCTTTGTTTCTGCTACTACGACTTGGTGACATCGGAAGAAGAAGGACCAGCTTTATGAATAGTCGATCCATCGTAATAGAATTCTCCTGTGGGATGGAGAATATGcttgttgatgaatcccattatctgttcttgaacagcccTTATGAAATCATCGTGGGTGGTGTTATCTATCAGGTAAATCATctgttatttggaaaaaaagggattatatatatgaaaccagTAAGCAATAATTAACGGAAGAATAAATTTACGTACTTCAAGGTCCTGGCCAGTCCTGATTTGGTGTGCTAAGCAGTGCATGTAAtggcatacgtagtagccgcacaagttagtcccCTTTTCCTGCTTTGCATACTGAAAGAGAAACAACGAGAGATTTAGTATGCATATCTGATTTAGAACAAAGAAGTGATTCAATACAAAATTGGAGCTAGCATGTACTAACCGGAAAATTGAACCTCCGGGTGAGTTTTTCATTCCAGATCCCACGGACCAATGTACGGAACCGAATCCATGCTCTATTTAGAGTTGTTAGGAAGGATTAATTTATTAACCGAGATCTAGTAGTTATACAATGATTCATAATGACAGTGCAATATATGACAATACCTATCTATCACTTCGAAAATCTTTGCGAATGTTTTCTCCGGTTTATCCATTGAATCGTAGACATGAACTTTGGATTTCTCAAGGTCGAAAAGAAGAAGGACCCAATGGAATCTGCAATTTGCATTACTTGATACATAGTATGATTGTAGGAACTTTGTAGGAACAAAATTGAAGGAACAAAATTGAAGTTAATTATTATTGTAGGAACTCACGATGTGTTGTAGGGAAGTAGTATGAACCTCTTATAACGCTGCTGCACCAGGAAATGGATGATATTGTCCTCGGTTTGTTTCTCGTATTGTTGTATCATCAGCGTGTTCACTTTGCGTGGGTCCATGAATCCAGTATTGAATTTGTTGTGTTGACGGCACAactgaatctccattctacaacgggGAAAAGGAATGTGTGTGAGCAACGTTCAAAGGAGGAACAAAATTGAACTATAAATAGTACTTACAAAGTCCACACGCTGAGAATAGAGACATCGAGGGCCTTCAGGTGGTATAAGTCGAAGACTTCTTTGTAGCGGATCCAaataacatcttctccttggtaATAATCTGAGTTTCGCACCCtagctccgaacatctctctacccatCGCTGATTTGTCCATGTACCATTGATGGAACCGGTACATCTGTGTAGGTAGCTCTCTGATCTTATCAGGCGTGACTAGCGGTTCACCGAGTTTAAACGTGTACATGACCGGAGCCGTTTCGATAGGTGCGTCCTCTAGCAACTGCTCCATACTCAGTCCCGTATCTTTCAAGAAGTTGCATATCTCTAGTTGTGCCGGTTCTACGACTAACGGTTCAACCTCTTGTCGTGGCTGTTGCCCCAACTGAGGGACTTCCTTTCCGCACCTCACTGCTGAAGGCTTGGCTTTAAGAGCCTTCCTCAATGTTCGATCATAGTCAGAAACTTCGACCGGTTTGCCCAGTTCGGCCATCTTAATAAAGTGATCCTGAATCTCCGGGGCTATAGGGATCTTCTTTTCCGGACTATGTGGCTTCAACTGCTCCCTAACTTCCGCTCTAACGGCTTCATCGAGCTCCTCCGGAGTCAAGTCGTATGCCCTTTTCTTGAGAGCGGGGAGCTGTGGCTTGTCAGATCTGGCTTTCTTCTTCGGCCTTGATGGTGCGGGTTCATATGGGCGGGACCTTGACGGTGTAGACTTGGCAGTAGGTGCACGCGGAGGAGTAGTTGCCCGCGGGCCCGACGGTGCAGACTTGGCAGCTGGTgcacgcggaggaggtggtggtgcagggGAAGGAGCCAGAGGAGACTGACGAGGCGGTGATGGCGGAGGAGACTGTGCttgcggcggggaaggaggagcgggcGGCCGTTCTTGCCCGGGAAACACGATGTACTTCTTACGCCAGAGTATGATGGCGTGGGCTGTGTCTCCAAGTTTCTTCTCCCCGTCTCCTCCGGGGATGTCAAACTCGAGATCCTCGTAGGTTCGTTCCACCAGCTCTATCTCGACCTTCGCATATCCATGTGGAATGGGCCTGCAATGGTATGTACTCGAAGGGTCTGTGGGTATGGTCATGCCCGACGTGACCTTCACAAGAAATATAGTtcattaattactaatcaacatatatatgtaacaaATTTCGCATTTCGCATACCTTGATAGACAAGTTCCTGAATGGAGTATGCATATCGCAGGGTGTTCGCTGCGTGATATCATCAACGGGGAAGTGGGTTGCTTCGTGAGCTGCCACTGCCTTAATGCCCTCTAATCCAACTTGGCCCGTTGATGCGCAGCTGCTGCGGTTGCCCGAGGGGCTCACCATGACGGGCGCTTGTGTTTCCATTCCGCGCTGCTCGGCCAGGCGTTGGTCCACCTGTCTtgtcacctcctcttgcatcctTGCCTCATAGGTGGacaccctgtactcaagatcgaCGATCTTAGCCTCTGTAtccctcttgctcctcatccgactcctataCGTGTGGACGTCCTCTTTGAATCCATATTTCCAAGGAAGGACGCCTTTTCCTCgcgttcgtcctggatgctcaggATTCTGTAGTGCGAGGGtgagctcgtccttctctctgtcgggccGGAAAGTCCCCTGCGTAGAGGCTTCAATTGCATCCGCAAGTCGGCGTGCTGCATCTCGAATCTCATCGCCGAATATGAGGGAGCCATCACCTGGATTGAGCGATCCACCGCGTGCATAGAACCAGTTCCTCGATCGCTCAGGCCAATTAGCCGTGGCCGGCTCGATACCCCTTGCTATCAAGTCAGCTTCCAATTTGTCCCACTTGGGGATTGCCTTTCCATATCCGTCTGACCCAAGCCGGTGATGGTATTTCTTCTTAGCTGCATTGGCTTTGTTCTTTTCTATCTGTGCTTGCCCTTGCGCTCCAGTCTTGTATGCCACAAACGCATCCCAGTGATCCCTAAGCTTGTTATGCACGTTGAAATAAGGTGTCAAGCCCTTGAGGATGTATCTCTTGTACAGATCTGATTTGTAGCTCTGGAAtagttctgccattttcttcagggtCCATTCTTTGCATCTAGGACGATCTGCCTCAGGGATCGTGAATGTCTCCAGCATGGTGGTCCACAACATGTCCTTCTCTGTGTTAGGGAGAAAGCTATCTTCATCCCCGCGTGACCTAGTTCGACGCCAGTACACTATGCTGATGGGGACGTTGTCTCTCACGACCCAACTACAATGATTCACAAACTTTTGTCCTATACCCGCCGGGGCTACTGGTTCGCCGTCTGGGGCAATCTCAGTAACGATGTGCCttccctcaagcttcttcgcgggaCCTCTTTTCCTGCGTGGCCTCTTCTGTCCGGCCGACGGTTGACTATCAGTCCCCTCCTCGGTCCCCCCTGGTTAGCCTCCTGGTTACCCTCATCGTACCCCTCCTCGTTCAGGTATTGGTtgggatcctcgttcccctcatCATCCACCCAGTACTGACTGCTGCCCTCTGCGATCGTGTCTAACAGGATTTATTCGTCATCGCGGTCGGCCATCTGtgcgtgcaaagaaaaaaagacagtgAGGTCATGGACATCAACATGTACAGCTCATACGTCTAAACCCTACAAGTATACATGTATAATTCGCTAAGTCGTTGTTCTCGTTAAgtcgttaagtcgctaagtcgtcgttctcgctaagtcgctaactcgctaagtcgctaagtcgttgtccgtcaaagtcgctaagtcgtcgttcgtgaaagtcgctaagtcgtcattcgtgaaagtcgctaagtcgctaagtcgttgtcTGTCAAAGTCGCTAGGTCGTCGTTCGTGAAAGTCGTTTAGTCGCTAAGATGTCgttctcgctaagtcgctaagtcacTAAGTCGTCATTCGTGAAAgtcgttaagtcgctaagtcgctaagacGTCGTTCttgctaagtcgctaagtcgtcgttcgtgaaagtcgttaagtcgctaagtcgtcgttcgtgaaagtcgttaagtcgctaagtcgctaagacgtcgttctcgctaagtcgctaagtcgtcgttcgctAAAACGTTCTCATTCAAACGTTCCACCGTGGAGtcggcggtggagtcggcgcgcggcggcggcggcggtggagtcggcggtggcggtggcggcggtggtggagatggaggtggagttggcgcacggcggtggcggcggcggaggtggagtcggcgcgcgccggcagcggcggcggtggaggtggagtcggcgtgcggcggcggtggtgtcggcgcgcggcggcggcggccggaggtggagtcggcgacgacaatggcggcgaggtcgaTCCGGTCGGCCGGCGCGTGTCAAGATCGatcgagaaagagagagaatgcGAGATCGGAGGCGCAAGATTTGCGCCCCTCACCTTGAGGGAGGCAACGCTGCCGGTGGCGTTCGCGAGGGCGGATGAGCGcggcgagcacgacgacgacgacggcggaggcggcggcgacgtctgGGCCGGTAATGgcgcgggaggaagaagatcgaTCGTGGAGAAGTCTAAGTGTGGCGTGGGAAAGCCGATGCAGTGGATATTTATACCCGGtaatcttttgtcccggttggtagtaacaaccgggagtaaagaacaaatgtttactcccggttgttactactaaccgggactaaagacatctttagtcccggtggAAGCCACGAACCGAGACAAAAGATGTTTTCCCGCTATTCCAAAATTTGTATTGGTCCCGGATACtgttaataaccgggactaaagatgtgtACAGAAAACCGATTTATGACCTTCTTAAATTGTCTTACAAGTCGAAATAAATACCAATAAATCcaatataattagcacatggcGGATTTATATGGTTTCAAAGTCCAAATAAATACCAAAATCGTACATAATTTACGTATGGCCGAATTAAATGTttccaaaattttaataaatagaaataaacaAGATATGCCTAAGTAGATGGTCTCaaagtataaataaatagaaataatcatttataattaacataaggccaatttaattatattcaaagtgtaaataaatagaaattatcatttataattaagaTATGGCCTACTTAATTGTTTTCAAAGTGGAAATAAATACCAATAATCAGTTATAAATAACATATTGcctaattaattgtattcaaaGTGTAAATAAATGGAAGTAACCATTTATAAATATCATATGGTTGAAAAATAGTAATACATTACAAATTAAGCAGTTGAGAATAATATATTGATCCAAATTGTTCGACCTTCAATACAATACAAATAATTTACATCTTCCATCAAACAACCTAGGTCACTGTGTTcctcacgtactttctcctcactattgttccttcgcTATGATCGTTGCGTGAGTACGGCGTGTCCTCCTTTGATAGTATGATGCTCAGGTCAACCGTCACTACAAACGGAGGTTGCCCCTCAAACAGATCGTAATTTTCGTCAGTCTTATCCTCGACTCCAACGATTTTCCTCTTGCCTGGGAGAGCAACATGGCGTCTTGACTCATCGGGCCCTTTCCCCTTCTTTGGTTTGCTatccatgtccttcacgtaaaaaacttgcgttacatcattggctaGAACGAATGGTTCCTCTAAGTATCCTACCTTGTttaggtcaaccgttgtcatcccgctatcatcaatcgttacgcctccaccaatcagcctaacccattggcaccgaaaCAGAGGGACCTTCAGGGGTCCATACTCTAGTTCCCAAATGTTGTCGATGAcaccgtaatacgtgctagTTGGACCATCGTGTcctatggcatcgatacgaacaccactgttctggttcgtgaTCTTTTTGTCTTGGGCTCTTGTGTAAAAAGTGTATCCATTGATTTCATAACCTTGGAATGTAGTTACCGAGCCGGAGGGTCCCCTAGCCAAGAAGGCTAGTTGCCGgtcaatcgtctcgttacccaggAGGTGTTCTCGCAGCCaagcggggaaagtatcaatatgATGGCGTGTAATCCAGGCTTCGGACTTGCCACTGTTTTCTGAGCGAACAATCGCAAGGTGCTCATCGATGTAAGGAGCAACCAACGAAGATTGTTGCAAAACCGTGAAATGTGCTTttcggaataaattgttgtctacagTCATAATTGCTCTCCTTCCAAGTGTGCcatttccccgtagtctcccctCATGGATTGATTCGGGTACCCCGATTGGCTCGAGGTCTTCAATAAAAACTACGCAGaactcaatgacctcctctgttccatacccttCGCGATGCTTGCTTCCGGACGAGAACGGTTACGAACGTACTTCtttagaacgcccatgtacatctcgaaaggaaacatgttgtgtaggtacacaggaccgagaataccgatctcttttaCAAGGTGGCACAGAAGATGTGTCATTATATTGAAGAATGACGGTGGAAAGATCAACTCAAAGCTAACAAGGCATTGCACCACGTCATGCTGAAGAGCGGTTAAACTTTCTGGATCGATGACTTTCtgtgaaattgcgttcatgaaagcacaaagcTTCGTTATTGTTGCCTGCACATTATCAGGAAGGATACCACGAATTATAACAGGAAGCACCTGTGTCATaagcacgtgacagtcatgagactttaggtttgtgaacttcttatccttcgtgcttattattctctTTACATTCGAGGAATATCCGGACGGTAACTTGATGCTCTCTAGGCATTGAAACAtactctccttctcttccttgcttAGGGTGTAGCCCGCCGGACttaagtaatggcttcctttctcgtTCGGTTCCGGATGAACGCCCTcgtgttgttccatatgcttgagATCATTGCGTGCTTCGAGTGTATCTTtggactttccatatacacctaagaAGCCCagcaggtttacgcaaaggttcttagtgaggtgcatcacgtcgattgcgtggcgaaTGTCCAAGACCTCCCAATAGGGTAGCtcccaaaaaatagagtttttcttccacatcgccgcgtgaccatctttgCTCTCTATAGGTTGGCTGCCAGGTCCCTTTCCAAATACTACTTTCAGATCCTTCACCATTTCGaacactgttttcccgttgCGATCTTTAGGCTTAGTACGATGGTCTGCCTTCTGTTCGAAGTGTTTGCCTTTTTTCCGTacagggtggtttgcagcaaggaatcgacgatggcccatgtacacaaccttcctgcaATGCTTCAGATAagtactttcagtttcatccaaacagtgagtgcaagcgttgtaccccttgtttgattgtccggataggttactaAGCGCAGGCCAATcattaattgtaacgaatagcaacgctcgtaggttaaattgCTCCtgcttgtcctcatcccacacggggacgCCCTCTTTCCTCCACAACACTTTCAGATCTTCAACcaatggtcttaggtacacatcaatgtcgttaccaggttgcttcgggccttgaataataatcggcatcatgatgtacttccgcttcatgcatagccaagggggaagATTGTAGATGCACATGGTGACTGGCCAGGTGCTATGgccactgctcatctctccaaacggATTCATTCCATCCGTGCTTAAACCGAACCTCACGTTTCG
This region includes:
- the LOC127762569 gene encoding uncharacterized protein LOC127762569, with translation MEIIFSFLTGSSISQQLRSRTRSVSPASLMDRQWMYADRRSKEFIDRVHYFLGGANDNKRNGFISFPCDKCKNQKEYSTTRTIHAHLFQWGFMRSYNCWTSHGEVGVAMEEEVEDENILDWAQYGGFEENTMGEAELDVEGNDGADELGQILRDLQEDCKSEKEVQKLEHMLADHRTALYLGCEKGYKKLSTILEFLQWKAKNGVSDKAFGELLKLVKNILPEGNELPESTYEAKKTVCPLGLEVQKIHACPNDCILYHGEYENLEACPVCKALRYKIRRDDPGEVDGQPLKKRIPAKVMWYFPIIPRLKRFFRNKSHARMMRWHAEEHKQDGMLRHPADGSQWRNIDRTFKDFGEDARNVRFGLSTDGMNPFGEMSSGHSTWPVTMCIYNLPPWLCMKRKYIMMPIIIQGPKQPGNDIDVYLRPLVEDLKVLWRKEGVPVWDEDKQEQFNLRALLFVTINDWPALSNLSGQSNKGYNACTHCLDETESTYLKHCRKVVYMGHRRFLAANHPVRKKGKHFEQKADHRTKPKDRNGKTVFEMVKDLKVVFGKGPGSQPIESKDGHAAMWKKNSIFWELPYWEVLDIRHAIDKGSHYLSPAGYTLSKEEKESMFQCLESIKLPSGYSSNVKRIISTKDKKFTNLKSHDCHVLMTQVLPVIIRGILPDNVQATITKLWYGTEEVIEFCVVFIEDLEPIGVPESIHEGRLRGNGTLGRRAIMTVDNNLFRKAHFTVLQQSSLVAPYIDEHLAIVRSENSGKSEAWITRHHIDTFPAWLREHLLGNETIDRQLAFLARGPSGSVTTFQGYEINGYTFYTRAQDKKITNQNSGVRIDAIGHDGPTSTYYGVIDNIWELEYGPLKVPLFRCQWVRLIGGGVTIDDSGMTTVDLNKVGYLEEPFVLANDVTQVFYVKDMDSKPKKGKGPDESRRHVALPGKRKIVGVEDKTDENYDLFEGQPPFVVTVDLSIILSKEDTPYSRNDHSEGTIVRRKYVRNTVT